ACCGCGGTGAACGCGCTCGCCGCGTATTTCTTCCTGCCCGAATCCCGCCCGCGTTCTGTGGCGGCGGGTTTCGCGCAGGGGGAGGCCGCGACGTGGCGCGGCTGGCTCGGGATCCTCACGCGCTACCCTCTCGCGCTAATGATGGGCGTGTACTTCCTGACTATCTCCTCGCTCAGCGCGCATTTTAGCGTTCTGGCGCTCTACCTCGAGAGGGTGTTCGCGTTCGACGGTGAGGCGGTCGGCTACGTGATGGCGTTGAGCGGAGCGTGTACCGTGGTAGTGCGCGGGGGCATCCTGGGGTGGATGGTGGGCAGGATAGGTGAGCCCAACACGGCGCGGTTCGGCGTCGTATTCCTCGGCCTGGGAGTGATGACGGTACCTCTCATGAGCGGGCCGGGCTGGCTTCTTCTGGCCGTGCCCCTGTGGGCTCTGGGGGCCGGCACGCTGTTTCCGGCGCTCGCGACCATGGTGTCGCGCGCCACGGACGAGCACTCGCAGGGCAGCGTGCTTGGCGGTAGCCAGGTCGTCGGAGGTCTCGGGCGGGTCATCGGCCCCGTCTGGGCGGGGCTGCTGTTCCAGTCCGCGGGCATAGCGACGCCGTACTGGGTGGGGGTGGTCGCGATCGGCGCGGCCGGCGTACTCGCGCTCGGCCTGCCGCCGGTGTCGCAGCTGCGTCGCCGCGTAGACCCGGCTACGCTCGCCCGCGCCGAGGCGGAGGAGGCCACCGCCGACGCGCCGGTGTGAGGGAGCGAAGGAGCGCGAGGCGCCCGCCCACGTAGAGACGGCTCGTAGACGGTCGGGTTGCGGGTCCGTCGCCGATCCGCCTATATGGCTGGCGGATCCAAACGGCTTTTTTCGCAGAGGATGGCGATGTTCTTCGTCGGCCTGATCGTCTGGTTGGCCATCGGCCTGGTCGGTGGCATCCTGGCCCGCGTCCTGTACTCGACCCGAGACACCGCGGCGGCCCTGACGCTCGTATTTGGCGTATTCGGCGCCTTCATCGGTGGCATGCTCGGCTTGTCCGGATACATCCACCACGACGCGACGCCCATGCGCTTCGGGGGGTTGCTGGGAGCGGCCCTGGGCGCGCTTCTCTTCGCCTTCATGTACCACTTCGTGCAGCGTAAGGCGGCTTAGACCGATGGGGTCTCACGGCTACCGGACGGCCGGGATCCTGACGGCGCTGCTCGTGGTGGCGCCGGGGTTGCAGGCGCAGGAGGCCGGCCGGGAGGACGCGCAGCTCTACCGCGTGACGCTTCTGCAGGCGGCTCCGGGGCGGCTGCTGGACCTGATCGGCGTACTGCGCGAACGGTTCCCGGAAGACGACCCGGCCTCGCCGCTGATCATGCGACACTCCCAGGGCGACCGCTGGGACCTCATGGTGCTCGGGCCGAGCGACGCGCTCGAGGCCGGCCTGGAGGGCGCGGCTCCCGTCGACTTCCTGCGGCTGGTGCGCGGCTCGTCTCCGGTCCCGGGCACGGCCGGCCCGGAGGCCGCGCCGCAGCCGCTCTCGACCGACCCGCTCGACGAACTGATCGGCTGGACCGAGGACCATTGGGCCTGGGGCCCCCACGCCGACACCGTGCGCGCGCGCGCCGAGGGCGCCGGCCTGTTCCACATCGAGATGTTCGTGGCGCTCCCGGGCGAGCGCGGCGCGCTCATCGAGCAGCGCGGCATGGAGAACGAGTATCTGCGCAGGATCCAACGGCCCGACAACCTGCTCTGGGTGCGGCACGCGGGCGCGGACTGGGATGCGTTCACCATCGGCTTCCACGCCAATCTCCAGGCCTACGCCGAGCCGTCTCCGCTGAGCCAGGAGGAGCGGGACCGGGAAACCGTCGCGGTGGGGTTTCCCGGCCCCGGCCAGATCGGCGCGTACCTCAGGCGCTTCCTCGCCTGGCACAACGACACGCTGGCGGTGGTCGCCCGCTGAGACCGGGCCGATTCAGCGCCGGCGTCACTCCCCGACCAGCGTGGATACCGTGATGGTGCCGTCGGGATTGGGCTGCTCGAAGCGGGCGATGTAGGGGGCGTCATCCCACAGCCAGACCTTCCACGGGATCAGGCTCGTCTCCACGACCCAGGCGTCCGCCGTGATGCCGCCGGCCGACACCTGCTCGCGTCCCGTCACGCGCACGGTCTCCTGCACGAGCTGGACCGCTCCGCCGGGCGCCATCGCCGCGATGGCCACGCTCGCGGTGTAGCCGTCCTCCAGCGGAAGCGAGCGCAGGAGCACCGCGTACAGAGACAGGTCGAAGGCGGCCATGGCCTCGGTCCGCGCGGTCAGGGCCGCGCCGTCCGGCGAAGGGATCAGGACCGAGCGCAGCGAGTCGGCTTCGTAGTCCACATGGATGACGGTGCCGTTCGGCCCGACCTGGTGGGTCCGCAGCGGCGCCATCGTAGCCAGATCGGCGCTCTGAACGCGCACGAGCTCGGAGACGCCCTGCGCGTCGAAGCGCTCGACCCGTCGCCAGAGGACGGCCCGTTCCCCGCTTCCCATGAGCTTCACCTCGTCGGTCCACGCGCCCGCCGGCGTCTCCGTGCCGCCGGGGCCCACGCGAGTCAAGGAGAATCGGGCCGCGTACGGCGCCAGCTTCGCGCCGGTGGCGACGCCGCTGCCCGGCTCCACGACGGGGGCGCTGCTCTGGGAAAGGGCGGGGACGTGGGACGCAGCCGCCGCCAGCCCCGCGAGGATGAGGGACTTGAGCGACGACAGCGCGACGGTCCGTACAAGGGAGTACATATGAGAATCCTTTCTCGATATAGTAGACTCCAGTCTAAGTTTAGACTATAGTATAAAAAAAGGGTGTTGTCGAGGGGGTGCAGTGGAGTCAGGCGGACGAAGGGCGGAAAAGAAGGCCGAGACCCGGGCGGCGTTGCTGGAGGCGGCGCTGGAGCTGTTCGAGCGGGACGGCTTCGCCGGCACGACCGTGGACGCGATCGCCGAGCGCGCCGGTGTCTCTCGCGCGACCTACTTCAACTACTACGAGACCAAGGAAGGAGTGCTGATTGCGTACTACCGGGGCGTCCTCGAAGGGGAGTTGAACCGGCTCGAGGAGGCGGTAGCGCGGGACACCCCGGCCAGGCGGTTCTTCGAGGAGCAGTTCGAGATGGGGCTTCGCACCGCCCACCGCGAAGGCGAACGCTTCCGCGTGCTGTTCAGGGAGGTGTTCTCCAACCGCCGCGTCCTGGAGGCGAATCAGGAGCTCGCCGCCCGCGTCACCACCATCTACTTCGCGGCCATCCAGGGCGCGGTGACCCGCGGCGAGCTCAGGTCGGATCTGGACGTCGCGGGCGCGGTCGGCGTGTTGGGCGCCGTATGGAGCTCCACGCTGGTCGAGCGGCTGTACACGCCGCTGGACCTGGACACGCTCATCCAGCGCATGCGGGCAAAGGTGGACATCGTTTTTCGCGGCATCGTGGGTTCAGGCTAGCCAGCCGCCTCGCTGACCGCCGGCACCGGGCTCAATCCGAGCCGTGCCGTTGCGCCCACTGGCGCAGGGCGCTCGCGCCGCCGCGAAAGGAGTAGGCCTCGTAGCCGGCGCGCTGCATGCGCTCGGCGATCTGCGCGGTCTGCACTCCCTGCGCGCAGTACAGCACGTAGGTGCCGTCGCGGTCCAGGTCGCCGAAGGTTCGGCCCAGCTCCCAGTCATCGACCAGGCGCGCGCCCGGCAAGTGCCAGGCCTCGTACTCCCCCTCGCTGCGGCAGTCCAGGATGCTGGCGCCCTCCGGCACCTCGCTCGTGAAGAGGTAGGGCGCGACCAGATCGGTGGGGGTCAGCCGACGCAGGTCCAGGACGCGTCGCTCGGCCACGGCCCGCTCGACCGTGCCCGGGTCGAGCAGCGCGTCCTGCGCGTCGACCACGTCCACCGAAGCCGCCGTGACCGGTTTGCCGGGCGCGATGGCGCAGTACTCCTTGACGCGCGCCGACAGCTCATCGGTGCCGATGACGCGCGCGCGGGCGATGATCTCCTCCTTGTCGAATCCGATCAAGGGGCGGAATACGGGCAGCGACGCGGCGGGTTCGATGGCCCGCAGGTTGGTCAGCGTCTGCGATGATACCTGGCCCACAGCCTCCCCGGTCACCAGCACCTCGGCGCCGATCCGGTCGGCGACGATCGACCCCGCGCGGTACATGAGTCGCTTCAGCAGCACCTGCCAGTACCGCTCCGCGGCGTGCGCACGCAGGTCGTCCAGCGCGGGCCCGAAATCGATCAGATGAATGCGAGGGCGGGACCCATAACTCCACCGGTCCGCGAGCACCTTCATCACCGCCAGCACGGACCGCTCGTAGGCGTCGCCGCCCAGGTTGCAGAAGGCGTAGTCGAGCTCGACCCCGCGCTTGAGCATCATCCAGGCGGCCACCGCCGAGTCGTAGCCGCCGGACACGAGCGCCAGCGCCCGACCCTCCACGCCCAGCGGCAGACCGCCCGCTCCGGGCGTGCGTCGCGAGAAGAGGTGCGCCACGTCGTCGCGGACCTCGACCCCGACCGTAACGTCGGGGTTCGACAGGTCCACCCGTCCCGGCCCGTCCAGCGCGGCGCCCAGCTCGATCTCGATGTCTTTCGAGCGGAAGGGGTGCGTGCCGGACCTGCGCGATCGCACCGCGAACGAACGGCCGAGCACCTCATCGCGGAATCGCTCCCCCCCGGCCTCTACGATGCGGTCCAATTCGGCGGGCACGGTGAGCGCGATGGGAGACAGAGACCCCAGTCCGAAGACCCGCCCCAGGTGCGCCTCCGCGTCCGGTGAAGTGGATCGCACGAAGATCCGGCTCCAGCGATCCTCTACTTCGTACGTTCCGCCGGCCTCTTCCATGGCGTCGCGCAGGTTGCGCAGCAAGCGCCTGCGGAAGCGCTGCTGGGTTCTACGCGACTTGACGGAGAACTCGCCGGCGAGTCTGAGAAGAAAGCGCTGCTCTGCGTCCATCGCCCTAACAGGTCGCTGAAAAAGGGTAGCGAGCCGCGTTGGGAGCGCCACGGGGTCGGCTGCAAGGCAGCGCGACGAGGCGATACCGCTGCGTATCGGGGAGGAGCGCTAACGACATCAGACGGCCCCGTGCCGCCCCAACCCGAAGGGAGCAGGGGGGTTGCGGGATCCAGCGTTCGTCTCTCCTCGTCGCCATAGCTTAGGCTATGCCTCCTCGTCGTTCCTGCCCTGGACG
The window above is part of the Gemmatimonadota bacterium genome. Proteins encoded here:
- the thiI gene encoding tRNA uracil 4-sulfurtransferase ThiI — encoded protein: MDAEQRFLLRLAGEFSVKSRRTQQRFRRRLLRNLRDAMEEAGGTYEVEDRWSRIFVRSTSPDAEAHLGRVFGLGSLSPIALTVPAELDRIVEAGGERFRDEVLGRSFAVRSRRSGTHPFRSKDIEIELGAALDGPGRVDLSNPDVTVGVEVRDDVAHLFSRRTPGAGGLPLGVEGRALALVSGGYDSAVAAWMMLKRGVELDYAFCNLGGDAYERSVLAVMKVLADRWSYGSRPRIHLIDFGPALDDLRAHAAERYWQVLLKRLMYRAGSIVADRIGAEVLVTGEAVGQVSSQTLTNLRAIEPAASLPVFRPLIGFDKEEIIARARVIGTDELSARVKEYCAIAPGKPVTAASVDVVDAQDALLDPGTVERAVAERRVLDLRRLTPTDLVAPYLFTSEVPEGASILDCRSEGEYEAWHLPGARLVDDWELGRTFGDLDRDGTYVLYCAQGVQTAQIAERMQRAGYEAYSFRGGASALRQWAQRHGSD
- a CDS encoding MFS transporter; protein product: MPAVRVPPLLILVSAVLVDMIGFGIVIPLLPFYAEEFGASPFVVTLLIASYAATQLLATPIWGRMSDRRGRRTLFIFGLAASSVSHLLYGFSNTLLLLFASRMTAGAAGGTISIAHAITADNTSEEDRAQGLGWIGAAAGLGVMLGPFIGGYFSSIWGLGAPGFIAAGLTAVNALAAYFFLPESRPRSVAAGFAQGEAATWRGWLGILTRYPLALMMGVYFLTISSLSAHFSVLALYLERVFAFDGEAVGYVMALSGACTVVVRGGILGWMVGRIGEPNTARFGVVFLGLGVMTVPLMSGPGWLLLAVPLWALGAGTLFPALATMVSRATDEHSQGSVLGGSQVVGGLGRVIGPVWAGLLFQSAGIATPYWVGVVAIGAAGVLALGLPPVSQLRRRVDPATLARAEAEEATADAPV
- a CDS encoding TetR/AcrR family transcriptional regulator, producing the protein MESGGRRAEKKAETRAALLEAALELFERDGFAGTTVDAIAERAGVSRATYFNYYETKEGVLIAYYRGVLEGELNRLEEAVARDTPARRFFEEQFEMGLRTAHREGERFRVLFREVFSNRRVLEANQELAARVTTIYFAAIQGAVTRGELRSDLDVAGAVGVLGAVWSSTLVERLYTPLDLDTLIQRMRAKVDIVFRGIVGSG